The Nicotiana tabacum cultivar K326 chromosome 14, ASM71507v2, whole genome shotgun sequence genome contains a region encoding:
- the LOC142168877 gene encoding uncharacterized protein LOC142168877, with protein sequence MTFKDLKEAKKIMNFYAIANFKPLKLRKGDKIRVRYRCVVGCPFVCLISEDKKGPDFKIKTLKIRHNCEDAFENHRAKTKTLVEYFRSKVQNNPKYKIKDMKLDLKNQFSLNVHNSTLKRAKRMALLQLQGSFLDDYNRLEVYANEIRESNPSSDVVINLSKDATAEGKRRFLRIYICFNAMKLGFKHGLRPFIGLDGTFLKGHCKGQLLVAVTQDCQNHLYPLAWTVVDKENTLTWKWFLELLKQSLNLKDGTGISFMSDMQKGLLEAVRTILPLSNHRFCVRHIEGNWSKRIRISVEMKKYLWWSAWSTYEEDFKDQLKNLGELSIDVAKELLRWWTIIFTESFNSWILEARGKPILKMLDDIRIKVMNRLREKEEEARTWGGEFSPNYMKLYAAYLKVANLCTVYFNGETGYEVFEGDDRHRVNLVEKKCTCRSWQLTGIPCPHAIMELKYKREDPMTEISWWHNNEAYLMTYRAKLMLVRGEKFWKVLPEHAIDPPPLAKTVGRPKVKRNREKDEANKRPQFKDMQGTRVISFRGDHTGVSYPTDLPYSPTKLTWKGKEAMTGNQLEVARQKKVGKLKCRKLNGNSHI encoded by the exons ATGACATTTAAGGACTTGAAAGAGGCCAAAAAAATCATGAACTTCTATGCTATTGCAAATTTCAAACCTTTGAAGCTTAGAAAAGGTGATAAAATAAGAGTAAGATATAGATGTGTAGTAGGCTGCCCTTTTGTATGCCTCATCTCTGAAGATAAGAAGGGTCCTGACTTTAAGATAaaaacattgaaaataaggcACAACTGTGAAGATGCATTTGAGAATCATAGAGCCAAAACAAAAACTTTAGTTGAATATTTCAGGAGTAAGGTGCAGAATAACCCCAAGTACAAGATAAAAGATATGAAACTAGATTTGAAAAATCAATTTTCATTGAATGTACATAACTCCACATTGAAAAGAGCTAAGCGGATGGCACTTCTGCAATTGCAAGGAAGCTTTTTAGATGACTATAACAGATTAGAAGTATATGCAAATGAGATTAGGGAGAGCAATCCTAGTAGTGATGTGGTTATCAATTTATCAAAAGATGCCACGGCTGAAGGTAAAAGAAGATTTCTTAGAATATACATATGCTTCAATGCAATGAAGTTGGGGTTCAAACATGGGTTGAGACCATTTATTGGACTAGATGGGACTTTCTTAAAGGGTCATTGCAAGGGGCAATTATTGGTGGCTGTTACACAAGATTGCCAGAATCATTTATATCCCTTGGCCTGGACTGTAGTTGACAAGGAAAACACCTTAACATGGAAATGGTTTCTGGAGCTGTTGAAACAGTCATTGAATCTGAAAGATGGAACCGGTATTAGCTTTATGTCTGATATGCAAAAG GGTCTGTTGGAAGCAGTAAGAACTATCCTCCCTCTCTCAAATCATAGGTTTTGTGTGAGGCATATTGAAGGCAACTGGAGTAAGAGGATCAGAATTTCAGTAGAGATGAAGAAATACCTATGGTGGTCTGCTTGGAGCACTTATGAGGAGGACTTTAAAGATCAACTAAAGAATCTTGGTGAATTGTCTATTGATGTTGCCAAGGAGTTGCTTAG ATGGTGGACAATAATTTTTACAGAGTCCTTCAACTCTTGGATCTTAGAAGCAAGAGGCAAGCCTATCCTGAAGATGCTTGATGATATTAGAATCAAGGTCATGAACAGGTTGAGAGAGAAGGAAGAAGAAGCTAGAACATGGGGAGGTGAGTTTAGTCCTAACTACATGAAGTTGTATGCTGCTTATTTGAAGGTAGCCAACTTGTGTACTGTTTATTTTAATGGTGAGACTGGCTATGAGGTTTTTGAGGGTGATGATAGACATAGAGTGAACCTAGTGGAGAAAAAATGCACTTGTAGATCCTGGCAATTGACTGGCATCCCATGTCCTCATGCCATCATGGAACTAAAATACAAGAGAGAGGATCCAATGACTGAAATTAGTTGGTGGCACAACAATGAAGCTTACCTGATGACATATAGGGCCAAGTTGATGCTTGTTAGAGGTGAAAAGTTCTGGAAAGTATTACCAGAACATGCTATAGACCCTCCTCCACTTGCCAAAACTGTTGGAAGGCCAAAAGTCAAAAGAAATAGGGAGAAGGATGAGGCTAACAAGAGACCACAATTCAAGGACATGCAAG GGACAAGAGTCATCTCTTTCAGAGGAGATCATACTGGTGTCAGTTATCCCACTGATCTTCCTTACTCACCTACTAAGCTCACTTGGAAAGGCAAAGAAGCTATGACTGGAAATCAATTGGAAGTGGCAAGACAAAAGAAAGTTGGGAAGTTGAAGTGCAGGAAACTCAATGGGAACTCACACATCTAG